One Xiphophorus maculatus strain JP 163 A chromosome 10, X_maculatus-5.0-male, whole genome shotgun sequence genomic region harbors:
- the uros gene encoding uroporphyrinogen-III synthase, with amino-acid sequence MRVLLLKEPRDEESGPDPYLKELESHGHKATLIPVLSFKFVSLNTFSDKLFQPEKHGGLIFTSPRAVEAVKMCLDMGGRREEWNKSIKDKWNSKSIYVVGKATGALVQSLGLKPLGEDTGTADVLSRLIIEREDTNIPPLFFPCGSIKREVLPMALRENGVPLETLTVYQTAEHPDLEKNLKNYFTEQGTPASIAFFSPSGVKFCLEVVRRLSGEQLNEIKFAAIGATTQDAMTAEGLCVSCTAEKPTAEHLAAAIATALQ; translated from the exons ATGCGTGTATTATTACTTAAAGAGCCGAGAGATGAGGAATCTGGACCTGATCCATACTTGAAG GAATTGGAATCGCATGGACACAAAGCAACACTCATCCCTGTGTTGTCTTTTAAGTTTGTCTCGTTAAACACCTTTTCTGATAAG ctttttCAGCCAGAGAAACACGGTGGCCTGATCTTTACCAGTCCCAGAGCAGTGGAGGCTGTGAAGATGTGCTTAGACAtgggaggaaggagagaag AATGGAACAAATCCATAAAAGACAAGTGGAACTCAAAATCCATATATGTGGTGGGGAAGGCAACTGGAGCATTAG TTCAAAGTCTGGGTCTGAAGCCCCTGGGAGAGGACACAGGGACAGCTGATGTCCTATCACGTCTTATTATTGAAA GAGAGGACACCAATATCCCAccgctttttttcccctgtggcTCAATTAAAAGAGAAGTCTTGCCCATGGCTTTAAGGGAAAATG GAGTTCCCTTAGAGACTCTGACTGTCTATCAAACGGCTGAACATCCAGAtcttgagaaaaatctgaaaaactacTTCACAGAGCAG GGAACTCCAGCAAGTATAGCTTTCTTCAGCCCATCCGGGGTGAAGTTTTGCCTGGAAGTAGTGCGAAGGTTGTCGGGTGAACAACTCAATGAAATAAAG TTTGCCGCCATCGGGGCGACTACACAAGATGCTATGACAGCAGAAGGCCTTTGTGTGAGCTGCACAGCTGAAAAGCCAACGGCGGAGCATTTGGCAGCAGCGATAGCCACGGCTCTACAGTGA
- the LOC102229556 gene encoding putative pre-mRNA-splicing factor ATP-dependent RNA helicase DHX32 → MSIESISIEADIFSESGEESASFGFGDDLELNQFDGLPFSSRYYELLEKRKALPVWKVRSKFEDALENNQLVIVSGVAQTGSSTQIPQWCAEFCLSAQFQHGVVVCTQTNKRQAVDLALHVADEMDVNIGHEVGYTIPLETCSSSDTVLRYCTDDMLLREMMSDPFLEQYGVIIIDQAHERTVSTDILLGLLKNVLLQRPELKVVVLTMSAVVDRLLGHYGSVPLIKLEISGSPEVVYTKMNNKDYFYLALALLQEIHLTKEIGNVIVFLASEEDVSRAWSIIESESPRLEEGLDQITPIVLCPSQQGSSPLLIEQAGTTNSKRVFLLAPKQEAVWLAGQSVNFVIDTGVQKKMIYNPRARAFSEVLQPISQCQADVRKHLCSSAGKCFRLYPEASLPTAEIYPQILDCNITPTVLYLKRMEIAGLGQCHFMERPDPEGLMQALEELDYLAALDDDGNLSEIGIIMSEIPLDPQMAKALLASCEFDCVSEMLTIAAMLSAPSCFLRPAGSMTQEAFKCQRKFQHPEGDHFTLINIYNAFKQKQKDQYLNVKTWCQDYFLDHSALNIADTIRSELTSTLNRIELPISEPAFGTKTNTNDIKRALLAGFFMQIARDVDGSGNYLILTNNHVAQLHPFSGYGVQSHKLGLPEWVVFNEYALAENSLRTVSEISPQVFNEMAPMYFFYNLPPSESKDILQDMLDSEESRRCTKKENRNSDTDRSCAAGTQTDKCLIQ, encoded by the exons ATGTCGATTGAAAGTATCTCCATAGAAGCAGATATTTTCTCGGAGAGCGGGGAAGAGAGTGCGTCATTTGGTTTTGGAGATGATCTGGAATTAAACCAGTTCGATGGGCTGCCCTTTTCCTCTCGGTACTACGAGTTACTGGAAAAGAGAAAGGCTCTTCCAGTGTGGAAGGTCAGGAGTAAGTTTGAAGATGCCCTAGAAAACAACCAGCTGGTTATTGTGTCTGGAGTAGCACAAACTGGCAGCAGTACGCAG ATTCCTCAATGGTGTGCAGAGTTCTGCCTGTCCGCCCAGTTTCAGCATGGCGTGGTTGTGTGTACACAGACTAACAAAAGGCAAGCTGTGGATCTTGCTCTGCACGTAGCAGATGAAATGGATGTGAACATCGGTCATGAGGTGGGCTACACCATCCCTCTGGAGACATGTTCCTCCTCTGACACTGTACTCAG ATATTGCACTGATGACATGTTGCTGAGAGAAATGATGTCGGACCCTTTTCTGGAACAATACGGAGTAATTATTATAGACCAGGCCCATGAAAGGACAGTCAGCACAGACATCCTGCTGGGTCTCCTCAAGAACGTCCTCCTGCAGAGGCCTGAGCTCAAGGTGGTGGTCCTCACCATGTCCGCTGTGGTGGACAGGCTCCTGGGTCACTACGGAAGCGTCCCACTCATCAAACTAGAGATCTCTGGTTCTCCTGAGGTGGTGTATACcaaaatgaacaacaaagaCTATTTTTACCTTGCACTTGCACTGCTTCAGGAGATCCACCTTACCAAAGAGATTGGAAATGTCATTGTGTTTTTGGCATCAGAGGAG GATGTCAGCAGAGCTTGGAGTATCATTGAGAGTGAGAGCCCCAGACTGGAAGAGGGACTGGACCAAATCACACCAATCGTTTTGTGCCCAAGCCAGCAAGGGTCCTCACCTTTACTGATCGAACAAGCAGGCACCACAAACTCCAAGAGGGTTTTTCTTTTGGCCCCTAAACAGGAGGCTGTGTGGTTGGCTGGGCAATCAGTCAACTTTGTAATTGACACAGGTGTCcagaaaaaaatg ATTTACAATCCAAGAGCAAGAGCTTTCTCTGAGGTGCTTCAACCCATCAGTCAGTGTCAAGCAGATGTGCGCAAACACCTGTGTTCATCAGCAG GTAAATGTTTCCGACTGTATCCTGAAGCGAGTCTACCCACAGCCGAAATCTACCCACAGATCTTGGACTGTAACATTACACCAACTGTCCTCTACCTAAAGAGAATGGAGATCGCTGGTCTTGGGCAGTGTCACTTTATGGAAAGACCAG ATCCAGAAGGTCTCATGCAGGCCTTGGAGGAGCTGGACTACCTTGCAGCTTTAGATGATGATGGGAACTTGTCTGAAATTGGCATCATCATGTCTGAAATCCCCCTGGATCCTCAGATGGCAAAAGCTCTGTTAGCGTCCTGCGAGTTTGACTGCGTTAGTGAGATGCTGACAATCGCAGCCATGCTGTCAG caCCAAGCTGCTTCCTGCGGCCAGCTGGCAGCATGACCCAAGAGGCATTCAAGTGTCAGAGAAAGTTCCAACATCCTGAGGGCGATCACTTCACACTCATAAATATCTACAATgccttcaaacaaaaacaaaaagatcaaT ACTTGAATGTAAAAACTTGGTGCCAAGATTATTTTCTGGATCATTCCGCTCTGAACATCGCTGACACTATCAGATCAGAGCTGACTAGCACCCTGAACCGAATTGAGCTTCCCATTTCTGAACCGGCCTTTGGAACCAAGACAAACACTAACGACATAAAAAGAGCCCTGCTGGCTGGATTCTTCATGCAg ATTGCTCGAGATGTGGATGGATCGGGGAATTATCTCATTCTGACGAACAACCATGTGGCCCAGTTGCACCCGTTCTCTGGCTACGGAGTTCAGTCACACAAACTGGGACTACCAGAATGGGTTGTCTTCAACGAATACGCCCTGGCTGAAAACAGCCTGAGAACAGTGTCGGAGATTTCCCCTCAAGT gttCAATGAAATGGCACCGATGTACTTCTTCTACAATCTGCCCCCTAGTGAAAGCAAAGACATACTGCAAGACATGTTGGACTCTGAGGAATCCAGACGTtgcacaaagaaagaaaacagaaacagtgacACTGACAGAAGCTGTGCAGCTGGAACACAAACTGACAAATGTTTGATTCAGTGA
- the bccip gene encoding BRCA2 and CDKN1A-interacting protein: MASSAKRRAVGLGENPEESENSSDENPEDDDESAEDVSDEEINEEVLVDFEAHAISSNDFNGVKKLLKQLFLKAHVDVSEMTDIIIQQNHVGSVIKQAEVPEDSDDDDPDEVFGFITMLNLTERKGIQCVEDVKELIVGQCEKNAPHSVTEQLEKIFSDTSKPVGLLLSERFINVPPQIALPLHKQLQEEMAEAQRTNKPSGRCHYCLMISKTCKEATKSIPARGEAPKEEYMFVNAEEEFFHEQAIIKFHYSVQEDADSCLSGRWSFDDVPMKPFRTVMVIPMDRMPAVMEKLKEFLTV, from the exons ATGGCTTCTTCGGCTAAGAGGAGAGCAGTTGGCTTGGGTGAAAATCCCGAAGAAAGTGAGAACAGCTCGGATGAGAACCCCGAGGATGATGACGAATCTGCGGAGGATGTCAGCGATGAAGAAATTAATGAg GAGGTTTTGGTGGATTTTGAGGCTCACGCTATTTCATCCAATGATTTCAACGGCGTTAAGAAGCTGTTAAAGCAG CTCTTCCTGAAGGCTCATGTAGACGTATCAGAGATGACTGACATTATTATCCAGCAGAATCACGTTGGAAGTGTCATCAAG CAAGCTGAAGTGCCAGAGgacagtgatgatgatgatccaGATGAAGTGTTTGGGTTCATCACTATGCTCAACCTGACAGAGAGAAAG GGTATACAGTGTGTGGAGGATGTCAAGGAGCTGATAGTGGGCCAGTGTGAGAAGAACGCTCCTCACAGCGTAACAGAACAGCTCGAGAAGATCTTCAGCGACACAAGCAAACCTGTGGGTCTGCTGCTGAGCGAGCGCTTCATCAACGTACCTCCACAAATTGCCCTTCCTCTCCATAAACAGCTGCA gGAAGAAATGGCAGAAGCCCAGAGGACAAACAAACCCAGCGGGAGGTGTCACTACTGCCTGATGATCAGCAAGACCTGCAAAGAGGCAACCAAGAGCATCCCTGCCAGAGGAGAAGCTCCAAAAGAGGAGTACATGTTTGTCAATGCAGAGGAGGAATTCTTTCATGAG caagCCATCATAAAGTTCCACTACTCAGTCCAAGAGGATGCAGATTCCTGTCTAAGTGGCAGGTGGTCGTTTGACGACGTTCCCATGAAGCCTTTCAGGACGGTGATGGTGATACCTATGGACAGAATGCCTGCTGTAATGGAAAAACTAAAGGAATTCCTGACTGTGTGA
- the mmp21 gene encoding matrix metalloproteinase-21 codes for MLTVIQLMLLVFLTNPNHGEKLFHSRDHSDMQIPKSHRAPLFLSRYGFIKTPQQEEIQMKQTGISFSDDFLDDFQTAIQEGTSVPLSRDIPETSYGEVHKSESESQAFVSALKEFQMVSGLPVTGVFDDATKDAMNKPRCGVPDKEIVPNPHVVTESVGGLELENSWNETFNEIDGNNTENSIIGSSSNSSEDDVLNFNDTESLPTISNDTHKNNSLGNPTGNSSWTSSQSQPLQNGKLHLADLMSKKRRKRDLTESGYMAFSKDVLRWRLIGEGYSSQLTVDEQRYIFRLAFRMWSEVSPLEFVEDTWSPLEDVDIKLGFGTGRHLGCNQKFDGTGQEFAHAWFLGDIHFDDDEHFTGPSSHTGISLLKVAVHEIGHVLGLPHIYRPGSIMQPSYLPYESSFEMDWMDRKAIQHLYGGCKGRFSTVFDWIRKEKTPYGDIRIRFNTYFMRDGWYWLYENRNNRTRYGDPVALQIGWHGIPSDGVDAYVHVWSTKREAVYFFRGLQFWRYDNENDRVFRHDSEGRRYPRLISEGFPGIPSPIDSAFYDRRDSHIYFFRRTQVYAFSVETNSLASGFPKHIRDVFPPVESGDHPDGSIDAAYFSYSHSALFLLKGTRFWRVVGSLERWRRPFLPRNGLMPHKEVDQQWFDICDVHPTSLKVSR; via the exons ATGCTGACTGTTATCCAGCTGatgcttttagtttttctgacAAACCCAAATCATggtgagaaacttttccacagccGGGATCATTCCGACATGCAGATTCCTAAATCTCACCGAGCTCCT TTATTTCTTTCTAGGTATGGATTTATCAAAACACCCCAGCAGGAGGAGATCCAGATGAAACAAACTGGCATTTCATTCAGTGATGACTTCTTGGATGACTTTCAAACAGCAATCCAAGAGGGAACCTCAGTGCCTCTTTCAAGGGACATACCTGAAACTAGTTATGGCGAGGTCCACAAAAGTGAATCTGAGAGTCAAGCATTTGTTTCAGCCCTTAAGGAGTTTCAAATGGTGTCTGGACTGCCTGTTACAGGAGTGTTTGATGATGCCACCAAGGATGCGATGAACAAACCAAGGTGTGGGGTTCCTGACAAGGAGATAGTCCCAAATCCCCACGTTGTAACCGAGAGCGTCGGTGGCTTAGAGTTGGAAAACAGTTGGAATGAAACTTTCAATGAGATTGACGGtaacaacacagaaaacagcaTAATTGGCAGCTCGTCAAACTCTTCTGAAGATGACGTATTAAATTTTAACGATACAGAAAGCCTCCCGACCATTTCAAATgatacacacaaaaacaatagtTTGGGTAATCCAACCGGAAATAGCAGCTGGACCTCAAGCCAGAGTCAACCTTTGCAGAACGGAAAGCTTCACCTTGCTGATCTCATGTCAAAAAAAAGGCGAAAACGGGATTTGACAGAATCTGGGTACATGGCGTTTTCTAAGGATGTTCTGAGGTGGCGGTTAATTGGAGAAGGTTACAGCAGCCAACTGACCGTTGATGAGCAGAGATACATCTTCAGGTTGGCCTTCAGAATGTGGAGTGAGGTGTCTCCACTGGAATTTGTTGAAGATACCTGGTCACCATTGGAGGATGTTGATATCAAGCTGGGCTTTGGCACAG GAAGACATCTGGGATGTAATCAAAAGTTTGATGGCACTGGTCAGGAATTTGCCCACGCGTGGTTCCTGGGAGATAtccattttgatgatgatgagcATTTCACTGGTCCCAGTTCTCACACTGGTATAAGCCTCCTTAAA GTAGCAGTTCATGAGATCGGCCATGTTTTGGGGCTGCCTCATATCTACAGGCCTGGATCCATAATGCAGCCCAGCTATCTGCCTTATGAATCCAGCTTTGAGATGGACTGGATGGACAGGAAAGCTATTCAGCATCTATATG GTGGCTGTAAAGGCCGGTTCAGCACTGTGTTTGACTGGATCAGGAAAGAGAAGACGCCCTACGGGGACATAAGGATCCGCTTCAACACATACTTCATGAGAGATGGCTGGTACTGGCTGTACGAGAACAGAAACAACAGGACACGATACGGGGACCCAGTCGCACTGCAAATTGGCTGGCATGGGATTCCCAGTGATGGAGTAGATGCATACGTACACGTGTGGTCCACAAAAAGAGAGgctgtttatttctttagag GTCTGCAGTTCTGGAGATACGATAATGAGAACGACCGGGTGTTTAGACACGACTCTGAGGGTCGCCGGTATCCGAGGCTAATTTCTGAGGGCTTCCCAGGGATTCCCAGTCCTATTGACTCAGCCTTTTATGACAGGAGAGACTCCCACATCTACTTCTTCAGAAGAACTCAA GTGTATGCATTCAGCGTGGAAACAAACAGCTTGGCGAGTGGCTTCCCCAAACACATCCGAGATGTTTTCCCTCCAGTGGAGAGCGGAGACCATCCAGATGGCAGCATCGACGCTGCCTACTTCTCCTACTCCCACAGTGCCCTCTTTCTGCTCAAGGGTACGCGCTTCTGGCGAGTGGTGGGCAGCCTCGAACGCTGGCGCCGGCCCTTTCTGCCGCGAAATGGCTTGATGCCACACAAGGAGGTGGATCAGCAGTGGTTCGACATCTGCGACGTTCATCCCACCTCGCTCAAAGTAAGCCGCTGA